The Shewanella sp. MTB7 genome includes a window with the following:
- the kdnB gene encoding 3-deoxy-alpha-D-manno-octulosonate 8-oxidase KdnB — protein sequence MSFKNFKCVPKMIFGRGSFVQLEEVLNEERKYASDFVVFLVDDVHQHKPLSARLPVKEHDLLIYVNVDEEPTTQQVDSLTEQVQAFNGNNPVSVIGLGGGSTLDLAKAVALMLTNSGGSALYQGWDLIKNPAIHHVGIPTVSGTGAEASRTAVLCGPVRKLGLNSDYTVFDQIILDSELIAGVPTDQWFYTGMDCYIHCVESLEGTYLNEFAKAFAEKSMALCREVFIDDHIEKDDKLMMASYMGGMSIAYSQVGACHAVSYGLGYVLGYHHGIGNCLAFDVLEDFYPQGVAEFRKMKTKHNIVLPKGICKDLPDETIAKMVAVTKSMGPLWDNVYGEGWEEKVTDEMLTTLFRRI from the coding sequence ATGAGCTTCAAAAATTTTAAATGCGTACCAAAAATGATTTTTGGTCGTGGTTCATTTGTTCAACTTGAAGAAGTCCTAAATGAAGAGCGTAAATACGCGAGTGACTTCGTGGTATTCCTTGTCGATGATGTTCACCAACACAAACCTCTTAGTGCTCGTCTGCCAGTAAAAGAGCATGACTTACTCATCTACGTTAACGTAGACGAAGAGCCAACGACTCAACAAGTTGATTCACTCACAGAGCAAGTACAAGCTTTCAATGGCAACAACCCCGTTAGTGTTATCGGTCTTGGTGGGGGTTCTACACTGGATTTAGCAAAAGCCGTGGCGCTAATGCTAACCAATTCTGGTGGTAGTGCGTTGTATCAAGGTTGGGATCTAATTAAAAACCCCGCTATTCATCACGTTGGCATACCAACCGTTTCAGGCACAGGTGCTGAAGCTTCGCGCACAGCCGTACTTTGTGGCCCAGTTCGTAAGTTAGGTCTTAACTCTGACTACACGGTATTTGACCAGATCATCTTGGATTCTGAGCTTATTGCCGGCGTACCTACCGATCAATGGTTCTATACAGGTATGGATTGTTATATCCACTGTGTTGAATCACTTGAAGGGACGTACCTCAATGAATTTGCCAAAGCCTTTGCCGAAAAATCAATGGCGCTTTGTCGTGAAGTCTTTATAGACGATCATATCGAAAAAGATGACAAGTTGATGATGGCCTCCTACATGGGGGGTATGAGCATCGCTTATAGCCAAGTTGGCGCCTGCCATGCCGTATCTTATGGCCTAGGTTATGTTCTAGGCTACCACCACGGAATTGGTAACTGTTTAGCGTTCGACGTCCTTGAGGATTTCTATCCTCAGGGCGTAGCCGAGTTCCGTAAGATGAAAACTAAACACAATATCGTGCTTCCAAAGGGGATCTGTAAAGATCTTCCCGATGAGACAATTGCTAAAATGGTCGCCGTAACTAAGAGTATGGGACCACTTTGGGATAACGTCTATGGTGAAGGCTGGGAAGAAAAAGTCACTGACGAGATGTTAACGACTCTATTTCGCCGCATCTAA
- the kdnA gene encoding 8-amino-3,8-dideoxy-alpha-D-manno-octulosonate transaminase KdnA — protein MPGFELFGPEEKQEVADVLDNGFTFRYNFDHMRNDRWKTREMEQLLCKKMNVKHAHLLSSGTAALQTALAAAGIGAGDEVIVPPFTFVASVEAVFMAGAIPVFAEIDETLCLSPEGIEAAITPRTKAVNLVHMCGSMGKIDEIKAICVKHDLVLIEDACQAIGGSYKGQALGTIGDVGCYSFDSVKTITCGEGGAVITNSDAIYKNSHMFSDHGHDHVGNDRGAEDHPIMGLNFRISEMNSAMGLAQLRKLDTIIDIQRKNKHTIKNAIADIQEITFRELPDVEGDSAGFLTFMMPTEARTIEINKKLAENGVDGCFYWYVNNWHYLSNWEHIQELKSCSALPITLIEDRPDYTQVSVPKSDAIMSRTISMLIKLSWTEEEIALRIENIRRAFA, from the coding sequence ATGCCCGGCTTTGAACTATTTGGCCCAGAAGAGAAGCAAGAAGTTGCAGATGTATTAGATAACGGTTTTACTTTTCGGTATAACTTTGATCATATGCGTAATGACCGCTGGAAAACTCGTGAAATGGAGCAGCTACTTTGCAAAAAGATGAACGTAAAGCATGCTCATCTTCTTTCTAGTGGTACCGCCGCACTGCAAACAGCTTTAGCTGCAGCAGGTATTGGCGCAGGCGATGAGGTCATCGTACCACCTTTTACTTTTGTTGCCTCAGTTGAAGCGGTATTTATGGCGGGTGCTATTCCTGTATTTGCTGAAATTGATGAAACCTTATGTTTATCACCTGAAGGCATTGAAGCTGCGATCACGCCGCGTACTAAAGCCGTTAACTTGGTTCACATGTGTGGCTCTATGGGTAAAATCGATGAAATAAAAGCCATTTGTGTGAAGCACGATCTTGTGCTAATTGAAGATGCCTGTCAGGCTATTGGTGGCAGCTATAAAGGGCAAGCCCTTGGTACGATAGGTGATGTAGGTTGTTATTCATTTGACTCAGTAAAGACTATCACGTGTGGTGAAGGTGGCGCAGTGATCACCAATAGTGACGCCATTTATAAAAACTCCCATATGTTTTCCGATCATGGTCACGACCATGTGGGGAATGACCGTGGCGCCGAGGATCATCCGATTATGGGTTTGAACTTCCGCATCTCTGAAATGAACTCAGCTATGGGGCTTGCTCAGCTTCGTAAACTCGATACCATTATCGACATTCAACGTAAGAATAAACACACCATCAAAAATGCCATCGCTGATATTCAAGAAATCACTTTTCGTGAGCTACCTGACGTTGAAGGGGATTCAGCTGGTTTTTTGACCTTCATGATGCCAACCGAAGCACGTACCATTGAGATTAACAAGAAATTAGCAGAAAACGGTGTGGATGGTTGCTTTTATTGGTATGTGAACAATTGGCACTACCTAAGTAATTGGGAACATATTCAAGAGCTTAAGTCTTGTTCAGCTCTGCCGATCACATTAATTGAAGATCGCCCTGATTATACTCAAGTCTCTGTACCAAAATCAGATGCTATTATGAGCCGTACTATCTCTATGTTGATCAAACTGTCTTGGACTGAAGAAGAGATTGCTTTGCGAATCGAAAACATTAGACGAGCCTTCGCATAA
- the can gene encoding carbonate dehydratase has protein sequence MKILKPLFDNNRRWAKRIAQENPNFFEQLATQQNPEYLWIGCSDSRVPSNQIIDLMPGEVFVHRNIANLVIHTDLNCLSVLQYAVEVLKVKHIMVVGHYGCGGVKAAMGKARLGLIDNWLGHIRDIHRLHSTELNKLEGKEKFDRLCELNVIEQVGNVSSTNIVQDAWLRGQNVSVHGWIYGIDNGLLSDLNVTVDNERFKPE, from the coding sequence ATGAAAATACTAAAACCACTTTTTGATAATAATCGCCGCTGGGCTAAACGTATCGCGCAAGAGAATCCCAACTTTTTTGAACAGCTGGCAACACAGCAAAATCCTGAATATCTATGGATTGGTTGTTCTGACAGTCGTGTACCTTCAAACCAGATTATTGATCTTATGCCTGGTGAAGTTTTCGTTCATCGAAATATCGCCAACTTGGTGATACACACAGATCTTAACTGTTTATCAGTACTTCAGTATGCGGTTGAAGTGCTCAAAGTAAAACACATTATGGTCGTGGGCCATTATGGTTGTGGTGGCGTTAAGGCCGCGATGGGTAAAGCACGTCTTGGCTTAATCGATAACTGGCTTGGCCACATCAGAGATATTCACCGTCTACACAGCACTGAGCTAAACAAACTCGAAGGTAAGGAAAAGTTCGATCGCCTTTGTGAACTTAACGTTATTGAGCAAGTGGGCAACGTAAGTAGTACCAATATCGTTCAAGATGCATGGCTACGGGGACAAAATGTATCCGTTCATGGCTGGATTTACGGTATCGATAATGGACTGTTATCCGATCTGAATGTGACCGTCGATAACGAAAGATTTAAACCTGAATAA
- a CDS encoding alpha/beta fold hydrolase, with translation MNFTSNRKTLTIDNKILSYIDIGTGPALLFGHSYLWDAKMWAPQVEHLSQDYRCIIPDLWGHGESESLPEACHSLQDISDHMLYLMDKLAIEEFSVVGLSVGGMWGAELALIAPERVKNLVMLGCFVGFEPEVARAKYYTMLDIIKNTQAVPEGLIEQIAPLFFANDATTNTPELFNGFKQALRDIKPERIDTICRLGKIIFGRRDTLEEIETLMASCLIMTGVEDKVRPILEGYLMHDAIRGSEFIHIPQAGHISTLEQPEFINTQLRSFLNKHHV, from the coding sequence ATGAACTTTACCTCCAACAGAAAAACATTAACCATAGATAACAAAATACTAAGTTATATTGATATCGGCACGGGCCCTGCACTTCTTTTTGGTCACAGCTACCTTTGGGATGCCAAGATGTGGGCGCCCCAAGTCGAACACTTAAGCCAAGATTATCGTTGTATTATTCCTGATCTATGGGGTCATGGTGAGTCAGAGTCTTTACCTGAAGCTTGTCATTCACTGCAAGATATCAGTGATCATATGCTGTATCTGATGGATAAACTCGCTATTGAAGAATTTTCCGTTGTCGGTTTATCCGTAGGCGGAATGTGGGGAGCTGAATTAGCATTAATAGCACCTGAACGTGTTAAAAATTTAGTGATGTTGGGATGTTTTGTTGGTTTCGAACCTGAAGTCGCACGCGCTAAGTATTACACTATGCTTGATATCATTAAAAATACCCAAGCTGTACCTGAGGGTCTCATTGAACAGATAGCGCCGCTATTTTTTGCCAATGACGCTACCACTAACACCCCTGAATTGTTTAATGGCTTTAAACAAGCTTTGAGAGATATTAAACCGGAGCGAATAGACACAATCTGTCGCTTAGGCAAAATAATCTTTGGCAGACGCGACACACTAGAAGAAATTGAAACCTTAATGGCCTCTTGTTTAATTATGACAGGCGTCGAGGATAAAGTACGCCCAATACTTGAAGGTTATCTGATGCATGATGCTATCAGAGGCAGTGAGTTTATACATATTCCTCAAGCAGGGCATATCTCAACGCTCGAACAGCCAGAGTTTATCAATACTCAGCTCCGTTCATTTCTGAATAAGCATCACGTTTGA
- a CDS encoding M15 family metallopeptidase: MLIDSTAIYGLESSHLVDYQGHKLEQYTAEALTCMRQTANLQGIDIAVCSGHRSFDKQLHIWNGKALGKRTLLDIDSQPVSITDKSGQDLVDLILLWSALPGTSRHHWGTDLDLYDANAIERSKLALISSEYQAQGPCSRLHTWLVQHSHEFGFYFPFQLGLSGVSPEPWHLSYFPVANKLLNRFKLGEIESVLHNADIELKSELMAKLPYIVNEYVRRVAPSPSIVQN, from the coding sequence TTGCTAATTGATAGCACTGCGATCTATGGCCTTGAGAGCTCACACCTTGTTGATTATCAAGGCCATAAACTCGAACAATACACTGCAGAAGCGTTAACCTGTATGAGGCAAACTGCCAATCTGCAAGGAATTGATATTGCAGTTTGCTCGGGTCACCGAAGTTTTGATAAACAACTACACATTTGGAATGGCAAAGCACTGGGCAAACGTACGCTACTGGATATCGATTCCCAGCCAGTGTCGATAACCGATAAAAGCGGTCAAGATCTGGTCGACTTAATTCTATTATGGTCAGCGCTTCCAGGGACTTCGAGACATCATTGGGGCACAGATCTGGATCTTTATGATGCTAATGCGATTGAACGCAGCAAATTAGCGTTAATTTCATCTGAATATCAAGCGCAAGGCCCCTGCTCACGCCTACACACTTGGCTTGTTCAACACAGTCATGAATTTGGTTTCTACTTTCCATTTCAACTCGGTCTAAGTGGCGTCAGCCCTGAACCTTGGCACTTGAGTTATTTTCCTGTTGCCAATAAACTGCTTAATCGTTTTAAGTTAGGTGAAATTGAATCTGTGCTGCACAATGCTGACATCGAGCTTAAAAGTGAGTTAATGGCAAAACTCCCCTATATTGTGAACGAATATGTGCGCAGAGTAGCACCGAGTCCTAGCATAGTTCAGAACTAG
- the dapE gene encoding succinyl-diaminopimelate desuccinylase, with protein MSQDVLTLAQDLISRPSVTPLDEGCQTLMAERLAARGFDIEPMVFEDTTNMWARRGKEGPLFCFAGHTDVVPVGDLNRWHTPPFDPVVIDGYLHGRGAADMKGSLAAMVVATERFVEKHPDHNGSIAFLITSDEEGPFINGTTRVIDTLEARNEKITWSLVGEPSSTHKLGDIVKNGRRGSLTGNLTINGIQGHVAYPHLADNPIHKAAPVLDELARMKWDNGNAFFPPTSFQIANINGGTGASNVIPGALEVMFNFRYSTEVTAEILIQRVLNILDAHGLDYEINWIYNGLPFLTGDGPLLDATRAAIKQVTGADTDPQTTGGTSDGRFIAPTGAHVIELGPVNATIHKVNECVKVADLELLAQCYEVILEKLLC; from the coding sequence ATGAGCCAAGATGTCTTAACACTGGCGCAAGATCTCATCTCCCGTCCTTCAGTCACTCCGCTCGATGAGGGTTGTCAGACATTAATGGCAGAGAGACTCGCGGCCCGAGGTTTTGATATCGAGCCTATGGTGTTCGAAGACACAACTAACATGTGGGCTCGAAGAGGTAAAGAGGGGCCACTTTTCTGCTTCGCTGGACACACTGATGTTGTGCCTGTGGGCGATCTTAATCGCTGGCATACTCCGCCATTCGATCCAGTAGTTATCGATGGATATCTGCACGGGCGCGGCGCGGCGGACATGAAAGGCTCTTTAGCCGCGATGGTAGTGGCGACCGAGCGATTTGTCGAGAAGCATCCTGATCATAACGGGTCTATCGCCTTTCTCATCACCAGTGATGAAGAGGGTCCCTTTATTAATGGCACTACCCGCGTCATTGATACATTAGAAGCCCGTAACGAGAAGATCACTTGGTCGCTTGTTGGTGAGCCTTCATCTACCCATAAATTGGGCGACATCGTCAAAAATGGCCGTCGTGGAAGCCTTACAGGCAACCTCACCATAAATGGAATTCAAGGACATGTGGCTTACCCTCACCTCGCCGATAACCCAATCCATAAAGCGGCGCCAGTCCTAGATGAATTAGCACGGATGAAATGGGATAATGGTAATGCCTTTTTCCCACCGACCAGCTTCCAAATTGCCAATATAAATGGTGGGACCGGCGCTTCAAACGTTATTCCTGGCGCCCTTGAAGTGATGTTTAACTTCCGTTACTCCACTGAAGTGACTGCTGAGATTCTGATTCAACGTGTGCTCAATATCTTAGATGCTCACGGACTGGATTATGAGATAAATTGGATCTATAACGGCCTTCCCTTTCTAACCGGTGATGGCCCCTTGCTTGACGCTACCCGTGCCGCGATTAAACAAGTAACAGGCGCAGACACAGATCCACAGACCACCGGTGGTACATCAGACGGTCGTTTTATTGCACCAACGGGTGCCCATGTTATTGAATTAGGTCCTGTCAATGCTACGATTCATAAGGTCAATGAATGCGTCAAAGTCGCTGATCTTGAATTACTCGCCCAGTGTTATGAAGTCATTTTGGAAAAACTACTTTGCTAA
- a CDS encoding ArsC family reductase gives MTLFGIKNCDTVKKARKWTEANNLNIPFHDFRVDGLTKEQIETWVDAIGWETLFNKRSTSFRNLSDDDKSGIDQVKAIELMLTYPTLIKRPVLVTDSKVLVGFKEADYKAWFKR, from the coding sequence TTGACTCTTTTCGGAATAAAAAATTGTGATACGGTCAAAAAAGCACGTAAATGGACAGAAGCCAACAATCTTAATATTCCTTTCCATGATTTTCGTGTTGATGGTCTCACCAAAGAACAGATCGAAACGTGGGTAGACGCCATAGGCTGGGAAACCTTGTTCAACAAGCGTAGCACCAGTTTTAGAAATCTCAGTGATGATGACAAGTCAGGTATCGACCAAGTAAAAGCCATTGAATTAATGCTAACTTACCCAACACTGATTAAACGCCCCGTATTAGTCACCGATAGCAAAGTCCTTGTTGGTTTTAAAGAAGCTGATTATAAAGCGTGGTTCAAGCGATGA
- the crr gene encoding PTS glucose transporter subunit IIA, translating into MGFLSRIRRLMSGQTNPVGGIEIFAPVSGEIVAIEKVPDVVFAEKIVGDGLAINPKGNQILAPIDGTIGKIFETNHAFSIESHQGLELFVHFGVGTVELRGNGFKRLAEEGQTVKKGEPILEFDLAYLKQHAESLLTPVVLANMEDVKSLHKSHGSVTAGKDVIFTVDL; encoded by the coding sequence ATGGGATTTTTAAGCCGAATTAGACGATTAATGTCAGGACAAACCAATCCCGTTGGTGGCATTGAAATTTTTGCCCCGGTATCCGGCGAGATTGTTGCTATAGAAAAAGTACCCGATGTTGTTTTTGCTGAGAAAATAGTCGGTGATGGTTTGGCTATTAACCCTAAAGGCAACCAAATTCTCGCACCAATAGACGGTACCATAGGAAAGATATTTGAAACAAATCATGCCTTTAGCATTGAGTCACATCAAGGGCTAGAACTGTTCGTTCATTTCGGTGTTGGTACTGTAGAATTGAGGGGCAATGGTTTTAAGCGGCTTGCCGAAGAGGGACAAACCGTCAAAAAAGGTGAACCCATCCTTGAATTTGATTTGGCCTACCTAAAACAACATGCTGAAAGTCTGCTGACACCTGTCGTATTAGCGAATATGGAAGATGTTAAATCATTGCATAAATCTCATGGTAGCGTTACTGCAGGTAAAGATGTGATATTTACCGTGGATCTCTAA
- the ptsP gene encoding phosphoenolpyruvate--protein phosphotransferase, whose translation MSTPGIVVSSGIAFGHSRVLKYHDRELNYRLLPLAEIESEQAKLKQAIMQVLQLLNNGLSKLNQDCEHYLLIEADILFLEDEELNNQLLNTISQQQFAACVAVERVFAQQINLLKAMEDPYLANRAQDVNCLCNRLISAIHGSISYDLENVTKPTILLAKDLTPAEFAILPLDKIVGIVLKTGGLTSHTAILARSAGLPALLSCDFDDSLQNDLFMVVDALSGCLYVEPNKQQLETLEHLKADDQLRKKKLQRFKLLPAATRDNYTIPLMANVGSLSEFSLLADVGADGIGLFRTEFMLMNVSTMPTENVQYGLYCDALQLLDGKTLTIRTLDIGADKELPCLALPAEDNPALGIRGTRYFLEHPQLLKIQLRAVLRAANHGKIRLMFPMINQVEELDAILEVIDECKKELDNEERGFGELSYGIVVETPAAVMNLASMLTKLDFISIGTNDLTQYAMAADRTNPSLTKIYPSLSPPILKLIKMTIDESKKQGVSVSVCGELASNPKVAPILIGMGVDELSVNINSLLELKSSLCRQDLSTYKKWGQDVLQLQRIEELNHYIAHCS comes from the coding sequence ATGTCTACTCCAGGAATAGTGGTTTCATCTGGGATTGCATTTGGTCATTCAAGAGTACTTAAATACCACGATAGGGAATTAAACTATCGCCTTCTCCCCTTAGCAGAAATCGAGTCTGAACAAGCTAAGCTCAAACAAGCAATCATGCAGGTTCTTCAGTTATTAAATAATGGATTAAGCAAACTCAATCAAGATTGTGAGCATTATCTCTTAATTGAAGCCGATATACTTTTCCTTGAAGATGAAGAGTTGAACAATCAACTCCTCAATACTATCAGTCAGCAGCAATTTGCCGCCTGTGTCGCTGTTGAACGTGTGTTCGCGCAACAAATCAACTTACTTAAAGCCATGGAAGACCCCTATTTAGCCAATAGAGCACAGGATGTGAATTGTCTATGCAATCGTTTAATTTCTGCCATTCATGGTTCAATTAGTTATGATCTTGAAAATGTAACTAAACCTACTATTTTGCTGGCTAAAGATTTAACGCCAGCAGAGTTCGCAATCCTTCCTTTAGATAAAATAGTCGGTATTGTGCTCAAAACTGGAGGATTAACCAGCCACACAGCCATTTTAGCCCGCAGCGCTGGGCTCCCAGCCCTACTCAGCTGTGACTTTGATGATTCATTACAAAACGATCTCTTTATGGTGGTCGACGCGCTATCGGGATGTTTGTATGTTGAACCGAATAAACAACAACTTGAAACATTAGAACACTTAAAAGCTGATGATCAACTGCGTAAAAAGAAACTACAAAGATTTAAGCTTTTGCCTGCCGCCACTCGGGACAACTACACCATTCCTTTGATGGCGAATGTGGGTAGCCTCAGTGAATTTAGTTTACTGGCCGATGTTGGGGCTGATGGTATCGGCCTATTTCGTACTGAGTTTATGTTGATGAACGTCAGTACAATGCCTACGGAAAATGTGCAGTATGGTCTCTACTGCGATGCTCTTCAATTACTCGACGGTAAAACACTGACCATAAGAACCTTAGATATAGGTGCTGATAAGGAGCTCCCCTGTTTAGCCTTACCTGCTGAAGATAACCCTGCGCTAGGTATACGCGGAACACGTTATTTTTTAGAACATCCACAACTGCTCAAAATTCAGCTCAGGGCCGTACTGCGTGCAGCCAATCATGGCAAGATAAGATTAATGTTCCCTATGATTAACCAAGTCGAAGAACTCGATGCCATTCTTGAAGTCATTGATGAATGTAAAAAGGAACTCGATAATGAAGAGCGTGGTTTTGGAGAATTAAGCTATGGCATTGTCGTGGAAACACCGGCAGCCGTCATGAACTTAGCTTCTATGTTAACCAAGTTGGACTTTATCAGTATTGGTACCAATGATCTGACTCAATATGCCATGGCCGCTGACAGAACTAACCCAAGTTTAACTAAAATATACCCATCTCTGTCACCGCCAATTTTGAAATTAATAAAAATGACAATCGATGAATCAAAGAAGCAAGGAGTGTCAGTATCCGTTTGTGGCGAACTGGCCAGTAACCCTAAGGTGGCCCCTATTTTAATTGGCATGGGGGTCGATGAACTCAGTGTCAACATTAACTCCCTGCTTGAGCTAAAGTCCTCTCTTTGCCGTCAAGATTTATCGACCTATAAAAAATGGGGTCAAGACGTACTGCAATTACAGCGCATAGAAGAGCTAAATCATTACATAGCGCACTGTTCCTAA
- a CDS encoding HPr family phosphocarrier protein yields the protein MYEKSVTIMAKHGIHTRPAAMLVKAAKNYDCDVLVECNGKQASAKSLFKLQTLGLYQGVTVRVFAEGPQAEQAVEKVSELIITLS from the coding sequence ATGTATGAAAAATCTGTCACTATCATGGCTAAGCACGGTATACATACCCGTCCAGCAGCGATGCTTGTAAAAGCAGCTAAAAACTATGACTGTGACGTACTCGTTGAATGTAACGGTAAGCAAGCCAGCGCTAAAAGTCTGTTCAAGCTACAAACCTTAGGTCTATACCAAGGTGTGACGGTTAGGGTCTTTGCTGAAGGGCCTCAAGCTGAACAGGCAGTAGAAAAGGTATCTGAGCTTATCATCACTTTGAGTTAA
- a CDS encoding ACT domain-containing protein, producing the protein MSRMTLAVHSQIYSIHSFSPDAKIPAKVFTQEMFFVGKTKDELSVVVPAELKLESIEEESNWRCLEVVGPLGFSMTGILSSVSGALAIAGISIFAISTFDTDYILVKKDKLAEAITALKKKQFQITEY; encoded by the coding sequence ATGTCAAGAATGACTCTTGCTGTTCATTCTCAGATTTACAGCATTCACAGCTTTAGCCCTGATGCTAAAATCCCCGCTAAAGTTTTTACTCAAGAGATGTTTTTTGTTGGTAAAACGAAAGACGAACTGTCTGTCGTCGTTCCAGCTGAACTCAAATTGGAGAGTATAGAAGAGGAAAGCAACTGGCGTTGCCTTGAAGTTGTTGGGCCGCTAGGTTTCTCTATGACGGGGATCCTATCCAGCGTCTCTGGTGCACTAGCCATCGCAGGTATCAGTATTTTTGCAATTTCAACCTTCGACACTGACTATATCCTTGTTAAAAAAGACAAGTTAGCCGAGGCCATCACGGCATTAAAAAAGAAACAGTTCCAAATCACTGAATATTAA
- a CDS encoding methyl-accepting chemotaxis protein, with protein sequence MISVLRRFSILQRLFLMLILAAIGTLFFASFSINEQRNNLIKQKWVQNDAQLTTVLSIIESHRKQVTQRKTSLTDAQEEAAQLVNEIGSGSDDYFVLIDENNCIISHGGSENFIGQSANTMRAQDENLSLSDMVTEAKTASISKQKFTMLNPNTGNIEVKLIEARYYPAWNWTLVTGSYMSDINEATYDVVINYLIIMVLISAPIFAFFLILNHSISSPLKEAIAAMKDISEGEGDLTKRLPTVGNDEVVELATAFNLFVEKINLMVGHLKPLGNSLNQDANRLLTAVGESNACIDHLHQETSSVATAINEMLSTTHEMANNTQQAADAANSVQHQVEQSKTLMDKTLGNTEDLVEELINAELITQNLVHSSDQIGSILDVIRGIADQTNLLALNAAIEAARAGAHGRGFAVVADEVRALATRTQVSTNEIQKIITEIQSGVAGVMNSNSNTQQRSVQLQSQVNEVNDALNDILGLIAHISDMNTQLASATEEQSLVTEEINRNVCSITELTEVTVKANESNKCAAISLQDLSEDTAQTLAQFKV encoded by the coding sequence ATGATATCTGTATTACGTCGTTTCAGCATACTCCAGCGATTATTTTTAATGCTTATCCTTGCCGCAATTGGGACCTTATTTTTCGCAAGTTTCTCTATTAATGAACAACGTAATAATTTGATTAAACAAAAATGGGTACAAAATGATGCCCAGCTCACCACTGTGCTCAGTATCATTGAATCCCATAGGAAACAAGTTACACAGAGAAAAACGAGTCTTACTGATGCTCAAGAGGAAGCTGCTCAGTTAGTGAATGAAATCGGCAGTGGAAGCGATGATTACTTTGTTCTGATCGATGAAAACAATTGTATTATCTCCCATGGTGGATCAGAAAACTTCATCGGACAAAGCGCAAATACTATGCGAGCTCAAGACGAAAACTTGTCTCTTTCAGATATGGTCACAGAAGCCAAAACCGCCAGTATATCTAAACAGAAATTTACGATGCTCAACCCCAACACTGGCAACATTGAAGTCAAACTAATTGAAGCGAGATATTACCCTGCTTGGAATTGGACCTTAGTCACAGGTTCTTACATGAGTGATATCAACGAAGCTACCTATGACGTTGTCATTAATTACCTCATTATAATGGTATTAATATCGGCCCCTATTTTCGCCTTTTTCTTAATATTAAACCACTCCATTAGCTCCCCGCTAAAAGAAGCTATCGCAGCGATGAAAGATATTTCTGAAGGTGAAGGCGATCTCACCAAGCGTCTTCCTACCGTCGGCAATGATGAAGTTGTTGAACTCGCTACCGCCTTTAACCTCTTTGTCGAAAAGATTAATCTCATGGTGGGCCATCTTAAACCTCTAGGAAACAGCTTGAATCAAGATGCTAATCGACTGCTTACCGCAGTAGGAGAATCTAACGCCTGTATTGATCATCTGCATCAAGAAACCAGCAGTGTAGCAACGGCCATCAATGAGATGTTATCGACCACCCATGAGATGGCAAACAACACTCAACAAGCCGCTGATGCAGCGAATAGTGTTCAGCATCAAGTCGAACAAAGTAAGACATTGATGGATAAAACACTTGGGAATACCGAAGATTTAGTTGAAGAATTAATAAATGCTGAATTAATCACTCAAAATTTAGTCCATTCCTCAGATCAAATTGGCAGTATTTTAGATGTGATACGTGGTATTGCAGACCAAACGAACTTGTTAGCCCTTAACGCAGCTATTGAAGCCGCAAGAGCGGGTGCTCATGGTCGCGGTTTTGCCGTTGTGGCAGATGAAGTTCGTGCTTTGGCAACAAGGACTCAAGTATCGACCAACGAGATTCAAAAAATAATTACCGAGATACAGTCCGGTGTTGCGGGTGTGATGAATAGTAATTCAAACACTCAACAACGCTCGGTGCAACTTCAAAGTCAGGTAAACGAAGTAAATGACGCACTTAACGACATTTTGGGCTTGATAGCTCATATCAGTGATATGAATACGCAACTCGCCAGTGCAACAGAAGAGCAATCTCTCGTCACTGAAGAGATAAACCGCAATGTCTGCAGTATCACCGAGCTCACTGAAGTCACAGTTAAAGCCAATGAGAGTAATAAGTGTGCAGCTATCTCCTTACAAGATTTAAGTGAAGACACGGCACAAACTTTAGCTCAATTTAAGGTTTAG